The following proteins are co-located in the Bacillus pumilus genome:
- a CDS encoding FecCD family ABC transporter permease, producing MKKTGILFLIVSLLLVGVFIYSAITGSIHVTPIELLEGLITGQHAQVEIIKDLRIPRMLIAMFTGAALSVSGVLLQSVMRNPLADAGVIGISSGASFFSLMAITALPQFYFYSPLFSVLGGGIACFLVYVLSWKGGLSPIRMILVGIAINAMFTGMAEAFVTICSYFNITMNQSGQSNLTMKTWGDVRLIGVYGIVGLVVALFFSRWCNLLALQDKTAKNLGLRVTRMRLLISMTAVLLAAVTAAVAGVIAFVGLLIPHISRRLVGSDHRVLIPFSALSGALLILTADTLGRTLVAPNEIPASTIMAVIGGPFLIFLLRRGDRLHGHS from the coding sequence ATGAAAAAAACAGGGATTTTATTTCTGATAGTCAGTCTCTTACTGGTTGGCGTTTTTATTTATTCTGCCATTACTGGGAGTATTCATGTCACTCCGATTGAATTATTGGAAGGGCTCATCACCGGTCAACATGCACAGGTAGAAATCATTAAAGATTTGAGAATCCCCCGCATGCTCATCGCGATGTTTACAGGGGCAGCCTTATCTGTCTCCGGTGTACTATTGCAGTCGGTCATGAGGAATCCATTAGCTGATGCCGGCGTCATTGGTATTTCATCAGGAGCCAGCTTCTTTTCTTTAATGGCGATTACAGCGCTTCCTCAATTTTATTTCTACTCTCCTTTATTTTCGGTATTAGGCGGGGGCATTGCATGTTTTCTTGTATACGTTCTGTCTTGGAAGGGTGGTTTGAGCCCAATCCGTATGATTTTGGTTGGGATCGCCATCAATGCCATGTTTACAGGGATGGCAGAAGCATTTGTTACCATTTGCAGCTATTTCAATATCACGATGAATCAGTCAGGGCAGTCGAATCTCACGATGAAAACGTGGGGAGATGTCCGTTTAATTGGCGTCTATGGCATCGTTGGCCTTGTCGTTGCACTTTTCTTTAGCAGATGGTGTAACCTCTTGGCTCTTCAGGATAAGACGGCGAAAAATTTAGGATTGCGTGTGACCAGAATGCGCCTTTTGATTTCAATGACTGCGGTTTTACTAGCAGCGGTGACAGCTGCGGTAGCGGGTGTGATTGCCTTTGTCGGCTTGCTCATTCCGCACATTTCAAGAAGGCTTGTCGGCTCGGATCACCGGGTACTGATTCCATTTTCTGCGTTAAGTGGGGCTTTGCTCATTTTGACAGCTGATACGCTTGGCAGAACGCTTGTAGCACCAAATGAAATCCCTGCTTCTACGATCATGGCCGTCATTGGCGGGCCGTTTCTTATCTTTTTATTAAGAAGGGGGGACCGTCTCCATGGACATTCGTGA
- the isdE gene encoding heme ABC transporter substrate-binding protein IsdE: protein MKHRMSRSLIAALSVCVILSGCSQSAESSAKGKKSAESNARIVATTVAAVEIMDALEVDLVGVPTSQKSLPARYKGLPEVGNPMSPDMEIIQSLQPTDVLSVTTLQYDLETPFQQAGVPATYLNLESLDNMEKAITKLGDQYDRKKQAKRIVSDFEQKKKDIQERTKGKRKPSVLILLGVPGSYLVATENSYIGDLVRIAGGENIVKGEKMEYLASNTEYLQKANPDIILRAAHGMPDEVVRMFDQEFKTNDIWKHFNAVKQDRVYDLEESLFGTTGNLKAAEALEELTRMLYPS, encoded by the coding sequence TTGAAGCATCGAATGTCACGTTCCCTGATCGCTGCTTTAAGTGTGTGCGTGATCTTGTCGGGGTGCTCACAGTCGGCTGAAAGCTCAGCGAAAGGCAAGAAAAGCGCGGAATCAAATGCGCGGATTGTGGCAACGACTGTAGCTGCTGTGGAGATCATGGATGCTTTAGAGGTGGATCTTGTCGGGGTGCCAACAAGTCAAAAATCCTTGCCAGCTCGTTACAAAGGACTGCCAGAAGTCGGCAATCCAATGAGCCCGGACATGGAAATCATCCAATCACTTCAACCGACAGATGTCCTGTCTGTCACGACCCTTCAATATGATTTAGAGACACCCTTTCAACAAGCAGGTGTCCCTGCCACATACTTAAATCTTGAAAGCCTGGACAACATGGAGAAGGCCATCACGAAGCTTGGTGATCAGTATGACAGAAAGAAACAAGCCAAACGCATTGTGTCTGACTTTGAACAAAAAAAGAAAGACATACAAGAGAGGACGAAGGGAAAGCGCAAACCGTCCGTTCTGATTCTGCTTGGTGTACCAGGCAGTTATTTGGTGGCGACAGAGAATTCATATATCGGTGATCTTGTGCGTATCGCAGGAGGAGAGAACATTGTCAAAGGTGAAAAAATGGAGTATTTGGCATCCAATACAGAGTATTTACAAAAAGCCAATCCAGATATCATTCTCCGGGCCGCACATGGGATGCCAGATGAAGTCGTCCGCATGTTTGATCAAGAATTCAAAACAAATGACATCTGGAAGCATTTTAACGCGGTAAAACAAGACCGGGTGTACGACCTAGAAGAAAGCTTATTCGGGACAACAGGCAATTTAAAGGCAGCAGAGGCATTAGAGGAATTGACACGTATGTTGTATCCGTCATAA
- a CDS encoding ABC transporter ATP-binding protein, with translation MDIREVSFSYDQQKSIVQSVTTQIEQGKITTIIGPNGSGKSTLLSLMANNHCPNKGQIHLDGQELSAFKPRELAKKLAVVHQQNEAPLDLTIERVVAFGRTPYQTMRGDDKEEDERAIEWALSSTKLTEKRKVPLASLSGGERQRVWIAMALAQKTPILFLDEPTTYLDIYYQFDILELIRELNVVHGLTIVMVLHDMNQAVRYSDVIIAMKDGQIISEGQPNDVLTEEMVRHIYHVSVTIRQDAETGMYIVPVGI, from the coding sequence ATGGACATTCGTGAGGTGTCATTCTCCTATGACCAGCAGAAGAGCATCGTTCAATCGGTCACAACACAGATTGAACAGGGGAAAATCACAACCATTATCGGTCCAAATGGCTCGGGAAAATCCACGCTGCTTTCCTTGATGGCGAATAATCATTGTCCCAATAAAGGACAGATTCACTTAGATGGCCAAGAGCTGAGTGCGTTCAAGCCAAGGGAACTGGCAAAAAAGCTCGCTGTCGTTCATCAGCAAAATGAAGCGCCGCTTGATTTAACGATCGAACGGGTCGTGGCATTTGGGAGAACGCCGTACCAGACGATGCGCGGGGATGACAAGGAAGAGGATGAGAGAGCGATTGAGTGGGCGCTGTCCAGTACAAAGCTAACGGAAAAACGAAAAGTGCCGCTCGCCTCACTATCAGGTGGGGAACGGCAGCGTGTATGGATTGCAATGGCACTTGCGCAAAAAACACCGATCCTTTTCCTAGATGAACCGACAACTTATTTGGATATTTACTATCAATTTGACATTCTTGAGCTCATTCGAGAGCTCAATGTTGTGCATGGATTAACGATTGTCATGGTGCTGCACGATATGAATCAGGCTGTTCGCTACAGCGATGTCATCATTGCAATGAAGGATGGACAGATCATCAGTGAAGGACAGCCAAACGATGTGTTAACTGAAGAGATGGTGCGGCACATTTATCATGTGTCCGTCACGATTAGACAGGATGCAGAAACAGGGATGTACATCGTGCCTGTTGGTATATAA